In the genome of Bacillus thuringiensis, the window TATACAATTAATATCGGTGCTTACTATTTCTTATGGCAAGCAATTTATAGCGGAAAAGAGAATATTGAAAGTTTATCTATTTCGCAAATGACCACGTATATCGCAATCGCTTGGATGGCACGTGCCTTCTATTTTAATAATATAGATAGGGAAATTGCGATGGAGATTCAAGAAGGACGTGTGGCTGTAGAATTAATTCGTCCGTATAACTATTTGGGAATGAAAGTTATGCAAGGTCTTGGCGAGGGAATATTCCGTTTTGCCTTCTTTTCTATTCCAGGCATGGTTATCGTTACGTTATTATTTTCGTTGCAAATTACAACGAATTTTCAAACTTGGTTATATTTCTTCTTATCTTTAATATTTAGTTTTATTATTAATACACAAATTAATTTAATGACGGGAATGCTTACGTTTTTCCTATTTAATAATAGTGGAATTATGTATGCAAAACGCGTTGTTATTGATTTATTTTCAGGTCTATTATTACCAATTAGTTTTTATCCGTTATGG includes:
- a CDS encoding ABC transporter permease encodes the protein MGKYIEMIRIRFLMMLAYRTNYYSGILIYTINIGAYYFLWQAIYSGKENIESLSISQMTTYIAIAWMARAFYFNNIDREIAMEIQEGRVAVELIRPYNYLGMKVMQGLGEGIFRFAFFSIPGMVIVTLLFSLQITTNFQTWLYFFLSLIFSFIINTQINLMTGMLTFFLFNNSGIMYAKRVVIDLFSGLLLPISFYPLWAQKAMMFLPFQAISYIPSMIFSEGIQGSKLYEALVFQVIWAIVLIIPIVLMWRTARKRLIVQGG